A single region of the Variovorax paradoxus genome encodes:
- a CDS encoding ABC transporter substrate-binding protein yields MRSFALSMAGAAALALFSAAAPAQAQDKFTYMTNWYAQAEHGGFYQAVAQGIYKKHGLDVTIKMGGPQVNITQMMAAGQADCIMGSSDIQMMQVREGGVPVVNVAAFFQKDPQVLIAHDDVKKFEDLKGKTLLIGAQANRGYWPWLKAKFGLTDEQTRPYTFNIQPFVADKNTAQQGYLTSEPYAIQKAGVKSTVLMFSDHGFPAYATTVSCMEKTVKDRSKQVEAFVKASAEGWKSYLADPAPANVLIKKDNPNMTDDQLAYSVAKLKEMGMITGGDAAKLGIGVITDARSKASYDFLVSAKLLDPAKVELAKTYTTEFVKDAKVLP; encoded by the coding sequence ATGCGTTCTTTCGCTCTTTCCATGGCCGGCGCCGCCGCGCTCGCACTGTTCTCCGCCGCCGCGCCGGCCCAGGCGCAAGACAAGTTCACCTACATGACCAACTGGTACGCGCAAGCCGAACACGGCGGCTTCTACCAGGCGGTGGCACAGGGCATCTACAAGAAACACGGACTCGACGTGACCATCAAGATGGGTGGCCCGCAGGTCAACATCACGCAGATGATGGCCGCGGGCCAGGCCGACTGCATCATGGGCTCGAGCGACATCCAGATGATGCAGGTGCGCGAAGGCGGCGTGCCGGTGGTCAACGTGGCGGCCTTCTTCCAGAAAGACCCGCAGGTGCTGATTGCGCATGACGACGTCAAGAAGTTCGAGGACCTGAAGGGCAAGACGCTGCTGATCGGCGCGCAGGCCAATCGCGGCTACTGGCCGTGGCTCAAGGCCAAGTTCGGCCTTACCGATGAGCAGACGCGCCCCTACACCTTCAACATCCAGCCCTTTGTGGCCGACAAGAACACGGCGCAGCAGGGCTACCTGACCTCGGAGCCCTACGCCATCCAGAAGGCCGGCGTGAAGAGCACGGTACTGATGTTCAGCGACCACGGCTTTCCGGCGTACGCCACGACGGTGTCGTGCATGGAAAAGACCGTGAAGGACCGCAGCAAGCAGGTGGAGGCCTTCGTGAAGGCTTCGGCCGAGGGCTGGAAGAGCTACCTTGCCGACCCCGCGCCCGCCAATGTGCTGATCAAGAAGGACAACCCCAACATGACCGACGACCAGCTGGCCTACAGCGTCGCCAAGCTCAAGGAGATGGGCATGATCACCGGCGGAGACGCAGCCAAGCTCGGCATTGGCGTGATCACCGACGCACGCTCGAAGGCGAGCTACGACTTTCTCGTGAGCGCCAAGCTGCTCGACCCGGCCAAGGTGGAACTTGCGAAGACCTACACCACCGAGTTCGTGAAGGACGCGAAGGTACTGCCCTGA
- a CDS encoding NAD(P)H-dependent oxidoreductase, translated as MRVLVVYCHPVETSFHAALHQEVLKNLRAAGHEVDDCDLYAEGFNPVLSREERLGYHDVPHNHLPLKPYVERLQWAEGIVFCFPTWCFGLPAMLKGYFDRLFMPGVAFDISDPANVKPMLTHIKRISAVVTYGRPRWMAWYMGDPPRKIVTRYMLRLTGRRAKVDYHAHYHMNVATEPQRRRFMARVGTAMARFA; from the coding sequence ATGCGCGTGCTCGTCGTCTACTGCCACCCGGTCGAAACCAGCTTCCATGCGGCCCTGCACCAGGAGGTGCTCAAGAACCTGCGCGCGGCCGGGCACGAGGTGGACGACTGCGACCTGTACGCGGAAGGCTTCAACCCGGTGCTTTCGCGCGAGGAGCGGCTGGGCTACCACGACGTCCCGCACAACCACTTGCCGCTCAAGCCCTATGTGGAGCGCCTGCAGTGGGCGGAGGGCATCGTTTTCTGCTTTCCGACCTGGTGCTTCGGCCTGCCGGCGATGCTGAAGGGCTACTTCGACCGGCTCTTCATGCCCGGCGTGGCGTTCGACATCAGCGACCCGGCCAACGTGAAGCCGATGCTCACGCACATCAAGCGCATCAGCGCCGTGGTCACCTATGGCCGCCCGCGCTGGATGGCCTGGTACATGGGCGATCCGCCGCGCAAGATCGTCACGCGCTACATGCTGCGGCTCACAGGCCGGCGCGCCAAGGTGGACTACCACGCCCACTATCACATGAACGTGGCGACCGAGCCCCAGCGGAGGCGCTTCATGGCGCGGGTCGGCACCGCAATGGCGCGCTTCGCATGA
- a CDS encoding metallophosphoesterase family protein — protein MSCLLQISDTHFGTEQAHVMEALERLAHSLSPQVVVLSGDITQRATRAQFAAAKAFVDRLAPPALVAIPGNHDIPLFHMAARLFSPYERYTEAFGTDLEPMFESAEWLVLAVNTTRWYRHEDGEVSPEQIERVAARLASASPSQLRVVVTHQPVMVTRQEDMHNRLRGRETAVARWSHAGADLILGGHIHLPFVRSLHDAYAGCPRTTWAVQAGTAVSSRVRAGHPNSVNVLRMENIGGTRVCQVERWDHSAVHKAFVCGKVLRLRLATGAALP, from the coding sequence ATGAGCTGCCTGCTCCAGATTTCAGATACGCATTTCGGCACCGAGCAAGCCCACGTGATGGAGGCGCTGGAGCGGCTTGCGCACTCCCTGTCGCCGCAGGTGGTGGTGCTCTCCGGCGACATTACCCAGCGGGCCACGCGCGCGCAGTTTGCGGCGGCCAAGGCCTTCGTCGACCGGCTCGCGCCGCCCGCGTTGGTGGCTATTCCCGGCAACCACGACATTCCTCTCTTTCACATGGCGGCGCGGCTGTTCTCGCCTTATGAAAGGTATACCGAAGCCTTCGGCACCGATCTGGAACCGATGTTCGAATCCGCCGAATGGCTGGTGCTTGCGGTCAACACCACGCGCTGGTACCGGCACGAGGACGGCGAGGTCTCGCCCGAGCAGATCGAGCGGGTCGCGGCCCGGCTGGCGTCCGCTTCGCCTTCGCAGTTGCGCGTAGTGGTGACGCACCAGCCGGTGATGGTCACGCGCCAGGAAGACATGCACAACCGGCTGCGCGGCCGCGAAACGGCTGTGGCGCGATGGAGCCACGCGGGCGCAGACCTGATTCTTGGGGGCCACATCCACCTGCCCTTTGTGCGCTCGCTGCACGACGCCTATGCGGGTTGCCCGCGCACGACCTGGGCGGTGCAGGCCGGCACGGCCGTGTCGTCGCGCGTGCGGGCGGGGCATCCCAATTCGGTGAACGTGCTGCGTATGGAGAACATTGGTGGTACTCGCGTTTGCCAAGTGGAGCGGTGGGACCATTCGGCGGTTCACAAGGCCTTTGTGTGCGGCAAAGTATTGCGGCTTCGGCTTGCCACCGGCGCGGCGCTCCCTTAG
- a CDS encoding asparaginase: MYLSPRFRAFAAGAALLAASALAQAQQALPNVVILATGGTIAGAGASAVNSATYAAAKVGVDKLIAGLPELSKIANVRGEQVFQVASESLTNDNLLTLAKRVSALSKQADVDGIVITHGTDTLEETAYFLTLTVRTNKPIVVVGSMRPGTALSADGALNLYDAVSVAGSKDAAGKGVLVTMNDNIDSGRDVSKNVNIKTSAFSSQWGPLGMVVEGKNYWFRAPVKRHTMNSEFDIDSINTLPAVEIAMGYEGVSSIAIDAFAKSGVKAIVHGGTGNGSVANRIVPNLQKARTDGAIIIRSSRVPDGFVIRNAEQPDDKYDWVVAHDLRPQKARILAMVALTKTSDTKELQRIFWEY, from the coding sequence ATGTACCTTTCTCCCCGTTTCAGGGCCTTCGCGGCCGGCGCCGCATTGCTTGCGGCCAGTGCGCTCGCGCAAGCCCAGCAGGCGCTGCCCAATGTGGTGATCCTCGCCACCGGCGGCACCATTGCGGGGGCCGGCGCCTCGGCCGTGAACAGCGCCACCTATGCGGCCGCCAAGGTCGGTGTCGACAAGCTGATCGCCGGCCTGCCCGAACTTTCGAAAATCGCCAACGTCCGCGGCGAGCAAGTGTTCCAGGTCGCCTCCGAAAGCTTGACCAACGACAACCTGCTGACGCTCGCCAAGCGCGTGTCGGCGCTGTCCAAGCAGGCCGACGTGGACGGCATCGTCATCACCCACGGCACCGACACGCTGGAAGAAACCGCCTATTTCCTCACGCTCACCGTGCGCACCAACAAGCCGATCGTGGTGGTCGGCTCGATGCGCCCGGGCACGGCGCTCTCGGCCGACGGCGCGCTCAACCTGTATGACGCGGTCAGCGTGGCCGGCAGCAAGGACGCAGCGGGCAAGGGCGTGCTGGTGACGATGAACGACAACATCGACAGCGGCCGCGACGTGAGCAAGAACGTCAACATCAAGACCAGCGCCTTCTCCAGCCAGTGGGGCCCGCTCGGCATGGTGGTCGAGGGCAAGAACTACTGGTTCCGTGCACCGGTCAAGCGCCACACCATGAATTCGGAATTCGACATCGACAGCATCAACACGCTGCCGGCGGTCGAGATTGCGATGGGCTATGAGGGTGTTTCGTCGATCGCCATCGACGCGTTCGCCAAGAGCGGCGTGAAGGCGATCGTGCATGGCGGCACGGGCAACGGCTCGGTCGCCAACCGCATCGTGCCGAATCTGCAGAAGGCGCGCACCGACGGCGCCATCATCATTCGCAGCTCGCGCGTGCCCGACGGCTTCGTGATCCGCAATGCCGAGCAGCCCGACGACAAGTACGACTGGGTGGTGGCGCACGACCTGCGTCCGCAGAAGGCCCGCATCCTGGCGATGGTCGCCTTGACGAAGACCAGCGACACGAAAGAACTGCAGCGCATCTTCTGGGAGTACTGA
- a CDS encoding MFS transporter codes for MSSIQQTHASDAAAPATRDLPASLVLLLATGAGLSVASLYYAQPMLGVLGADIGASARSVGFIPTLTQLGYALGILLLAPLGDRYDRRRIVLAKAAALCAALLVAGAAPSIGMLLAASLAIGLAATMAQDIVPAAATLAPEATRGKTVGTVMTGLLLGILLSRVVSGFVAEHFGWRAMFIAAAASIALIGAAAWCGLPRFRPTTHLGYGALLGSLGTLWSRHGALRRAALAQALLAVGFSAFWSTLAVMLHGEPFHLGSAAAGAFGLAGAAGALAAPLAGRLADRRGPELVTRLGAGLVVVSFAAMGFAPLLPPHAQLWLLALAAIGFDLGMQAALIAHQTIVYGIEPGARSRLNAVLFTSMFIGMAAGSALGALALAQWGWAGVTWLATGTAAAGLGVRLWRGKAA; via the coding sequence ATGTCTTCCATTCAACAAACGCATGCCTCGGATGCCGCTGCACCGGCGACACGCGACCTGCCGGCCTCGCTGGTGCTGCTGCTCGCCACGGGCGCCGGGCTGTCCGTGGCCTCGCTCTACTACGCCCAGCCGATGCTCGGCGTGCTGGGCGCGGACATCGGCGCCTCCGCGCGGTCGGTTGGGTTCATTCCCACACTTACTCAGCTTGGCTACGCGCTCGGCATCCTGCTGCTGGCACCGCTGGGCGACCGCTACGACCGGCGCCGCATCGTGCTGGCCAAGGCGGCCGCGCTGTGCGCCGCACTGCTGGTGGCCGGGGCCGCACCGTCGATCGGCATGCTGCTCGCGGCCAGCCTTGCCATCGGCCTCGCGGCCACGATGGCGCAGGACATCGTGCCCGCCGCCGCCACGCTGGCGCCCGAAGCCACGCGCGGCAAGACCGTGGGCACGGTGATGACGGGGCTGCTGCTCGGCATCTTGCTGTCGCGGGTGGTGAGCGGCTTCGTGGCGGAGCACTTCGGCTGGCGCGCGATGTTCATTGCGGCGGCAGCCAGCATCGCGCTCATTGGCGCGGCCGCCTGGTGCGGCCTGCCGCGCTTCAGGCCAACCACGCACCTGGGCTACGGTGCGCTGCTCGGATCGCTGGGCACGCTGTGGTCGCGCCACGGCGCCCTGCGCCGCGCTGCGCTGGCACAGGCACTGCTGGCAGTGGGCTTCAGCGCCTTCTGGTCGACGCTGGCGGTCATGCTGCACGGCGAGCCGTTCCACCTGGGCAGCGCGGCTGCGGGTGCCTTCGGCCTGGCCGGTGCGGCCGGCGCGCTTGCGGCGCCGCTGGCCGGAAGGCTGGCCGACCGCCGCGGGCCCGAACTGGTGACGCGGCTCGGCGCGGGGCTGGTGGTGGTGTCGTTCGCGGCCATGGGGTTTGCGCCGCTGCTGCCGCCGCATGCGCAACTCTGGCTCTTGGCGCTTGCCGCAATCGGTTTCGACCTGGGCATGCAGGCGGCGCTGATTGCGCACCAGACCATCGTCTACGGCATCGAGCCCGGTGCGCGCAGCCGGCTCAACGCGGTGCTGTTCACCAGCATGTTCATCGGCATGGCGGCCGGCTCGGCGCTGGGCGCGCTGGCGCTCGCGCAGTGGGGCTGGGCGGGTGTGACGTGGCTGGCAACCGGCACGGCCGCGGCGGGCCTGGGCGTGCGGCTCTGGCGAGGCAAGGCGGCGTAG
- a CDS encoding creatininase family protein, protein MLHGYIPPHRFLPYLSWTEIAALPDRENTVIVLPCGAIEQHGPHLPCSVDSVIASGVMGKALEKLPAEVRAFALPTITYGKSEEHLHFPGTMTLTGTTLLSTVTEIGESVYRAGFRKLLFANGHGGQPQVLEMAARELRLRHGDFVVVPHGVSRLPNASSKQISEQEKRLSMHAGHSETALMLALAPDTVHMERAAANFPPPFPIKLLSADGRPACAWTARDFGPSGVIGDPTNATREQGEEILDTLSDSWVQALTELHALRWLVRDEPTWERGHQQGFIQQSFEPA, encoded by the coding sequence ATGCTCCACGGCTACATACCGCCCCATCGCTTTCTGCCCTATCTGAGCTGGACAGAAATTGCCGCGTTGCCCGACCGCGAGAACACGGTCATCGTGCTGCCCTGCGGCGCCATCGAGCAGCATGGCCCGCACCTGCCCTGCTCGGTCGACAGCGTGATCGCCTCGGGCGTGATGGGCAAGGCGCTCGAGAAGCTGCCGGCCGAGGTGCGCGCCTTCGCGCTGCCGACCATTACCTACGGCAAGTCGGAAGAGCACCTGCACTTTCCGGGCACCATGACGCTCACCGGCACTACGCTTTTGTCCACCGTGACCGAGATTGGCGAATCGGTTTACCGCGCGGGCTTTCGCAAGCTGCTGTTCGCCAACGGCCACGGCGGCCAGCCGCAGGTGCTGGAAATGGCGGCGCGTGAACTACGCCTGCGCCATGGCGACTTCGTGGTGGTGCCGCACGGCGTGTCGCGCCTGCCGAATGCATCCAGCAAGCAGATCAGCGAGCAGGAAAAGCGCCTTTCTATGCATGCCGGCCATTCCGAGACCGCACTGATGCTCGCGCTCGCGCCCGACACGGTGCACATGGAACGCGCGGCCGCCAACTTTCCGCCGCCGTTCCCGATCAAGCTGCTGTCGGCCGATGGCCGCCCCGCGTGCGCATGGACAGCGCGCGACTTCGGCCCGAGCGGCGTGATCGGCGATCCGACCAATGCCACGCGTGAGCAGGGCGAAGAGATCCTGGACACGCTGTCTGACAGTTGGGTGCAGGCGCTGACGGAACTGCATGCGCTGCGCTGGCTTGTGCGCGACGAGCCGACCTGGGAGCGCGGCCACCAGCAGGGCTTCATCCAGCAGTCGTTCGAGCCCGCCTGA
- a CDS encoding amidohydrolase family protein, which translates to MMAPAFLDNARLPRWLLPADWPQQGGVPVLARIDLDAGNVQSVRPASDGMAPSPQGWDLAGTLVLPGFVDAHTHLDKAFTLPRMKEVRPGLLGAIDVMLNDRVHWSAADVRERASRGLQWAWECGTTHVRTHVDWWEPDAVPLAWPVMAELAQEWAGKVRLEQVSLIKLPLFEDAAQAMRLAQQVKATGPQAVLGGFVHSTNWSERALRNLLVSSQACDLDVDLHVDEELNPAAVGLQTAARILREIGFEGRVVCGHICALAAQPEAQAFATLDAVARAPITVVSLPATNLLLQDAVTGRTPRMRGITLVKEARERGIPLLFASDNVQDPFCRLGSFDPVEALGTAALVAQLDEPFDNWSQALCRGDWLQRGPATAAPTLVGAKADLVLFTQADRHGWPSRSAARLVLRDGHVTHGDASLFHSR; encoded by the coding sequence ATGATGGCGCCCGCTTTTCTCGACAACGCGCGCCTGCCGCGCTGGCTGCTGCCCGCTGACTGGCCGCAGCAAGGCGGCGTGCCGGTGCTGGCCCGCATTGACCTCGACGCCGGGAACGTGCAGTCGGTGCGGCCCGCATCCGATGGCATGGCACCCTCCCCGCAGGGCTGGGATCTTGCCGGGACGCTGGTGCTGCCCGGTTTTGTCGATGCGCACACGCACCTCGACAAGGCGTTCACGCTGCCGCGCATGAAAGAGGTGCGGCCCGGCCTGCTTGGCGCCATTGACGTGATGCTGAACGACCGCGTGCACTGGAGCGCCGCCGACGTGCGCGAGCGCGCCTCTCGCGGCCTGCAGTGGGCGTGGGAATGCGGCACCACGCATGTGCGCACGCATGTCGACTGGTGGGAGCCCGATGCGGTGCCGCTCGCCTGGCCGGTGATGGCCGAACTGGCGCAGGAATGGGCAGGCAAGGTGCGGCTGGAGCAGGTCAGCCTGATCAAGCTGCCGCTGTTCGAAGATGCCGCGCAGGCGATGCGGCTCGCGCAGCAGGTAAAGGCCACGGGTCCGCAGGCCGTGCTGGGCGGATTCGTGCATTCCACCAACTGGAGCGAACGGGCGCTGCGCAACCTGCTGGTGTCGTCGCAGGCCTGCGACCTGGACGTCGACCTGCATGTCGACGAAGAACTGAATCCCGCAGCCGTCGGCTTGCAGACGGCCGCCCGCATCCTGCGAGAGATCGGCTTCGAAGGCCGCGTGGTGTGCGGCCACATCTGCGCGCTGGCCGCCCAGCCGGAGGCCCAGGCCTTTGCCACGCTCGACGCGGTGGCGCGCGCGCCGATCACCGTGGTGTCGCTGCCCGCTACCAACCTGCTGCTGCAAGACGCCGTCACAGGCCGCACACCACGCATGCGCGGCATCACGCTGGTGAAGGAGGCGCGCGAACGCGGCATTCCGCTACTGTTTGCGAGCGACAACGTGCAAGACCCGTTCTGCCGGCTCGGCAGCTTCGACCCGGTCGAGGCGCTGGGCACCGCCGCATTGGTGGCGCAGTTGGACGAACCTTTCGACAACTGGTCGCAGGCGCTGTGCCGCGGCGACTGGCTTCAGCGCGGGCCGGCCACGGCGGCGCCCACGCTCGTCGGCGCCAAGGCCGACCTGGTGCTGTTCACCCAGGCCGACCGCCACGGCTGGCCCTCGCGCAGCGCGGCCCGCTTGGTGCTGCGCGACGGCCACGTCACGCACGGCGACGCGTCGCTTTTTCATTCCCGCTAA
- a CDS encoding ABC transporter ATP-binding protein, with amino-acid sequence MNRIEPHTLAPPAVPAVPAVEVLSAEKTYPNGTQALLPVDLSIAEGEFVTLLGPSGCGKSTLLKMVAGMLEPSDGRLLVWRKPVAEIHSCPHKLSFVFQSATLMPWASVRTNVRLPLDLAGVPRKEADARVMESLALVGLEKFADALPRALSGGMQMRVSIARGLVTQPDLLLMDEPFGALDEITRHKLDADLLDLWRKKKLTVIFVTHSIHEAVFLSTRVVMMAARPGRVVEQFHIDEPYPRTPDFMVTPEFARDAKRLQDSLLRASQGDEEHAQ; translated from the coding sequence ATGAATCGCATCGAACCCCACACCCTTGCGCCCCCCGCGGTGCCTGCCGTGCCCGCGGTGGAAGTGCTCTCGGCAGAGAAGACTTACCCGAACGGCACGCAGGCGCTGCTGCCGGTGGACCTGTCGATCGCCGAAGGCGAATTCGTCACGCTGCTGGGGCCTTCGGGCTGCGGCAAGAGCACGCTGCTGAAAATGGTGGCGGGCATGCTCGAGCCGAGCGACGGGCGCCTGCTCGTGTGGCGCAAGCCGGTGGCGGAGATCCACAGCTGCCCGCACAAGCTGTCCTTCGTGTTCCAGTCGGCCACGCTGATGCCGTGGGCCAGCGTGCGCACCAATGTGCGGCTGCCGCTCGACCTGGCCGGCGTGCCGCGCAAGGAGGCCGACGCGCGTGTGATGGAGTCGCTCGCGCTGGTGGGCCTGGAGAAGTTTGCCGATGCGCTGCCGCGCGCGCTCTCGGGCGGCATGCAGATGCGCGTGTCGATTGCGCGCGGACTCGTGACGCAGCCTGACCTGCTGCTGATGGACGAGCCCTTCGGCGCGCTCGACGAGATCACGCGGCACAAGCTCGACGCCGACCTGCTCGACCTCTGGCGCAAGAAAAAGCTCACGGTGATCTTCGTGACGCACTCGATCCACGAGGCGGTGTTTCTCTCGACCCGCGTGGTGATGATGGCCGCGCGGCCCGGCCGCGTGGTCGAGCAGTTCCACATCGACGAGCCCTATCCGCGCACACCCGACTTCATGGTGACGCCCGAATTCGCGCGCGACGCCAAGCGCCTGCAGGACAGCCTGCTGCGCGCCAGCCAGGGCGACGAGGAGCATGCGCAATGA
- a CDS encoding TetR/AcrR family transcriptional regulator: MPAPEGPLSRARPGRERIMAAIRTAAVTEFSLHGLKGTSTQAIAARAGLTKPQLHYYIAGKEELYEELLMQVLHAWKVVFSFEDASDPATVLGDYIRKKLDHAFDNPEISRIFTREVLDGGRNLDRYWPNARAWTQKKVDVINGWIARGQMRPLDARLLLMHIWAMTQSYADYAIQTRVMLGLPPDAPIDREPIARELVAFVLGGCGIKAQPRRS; this comes from the coding sequence ATGCCCGCCCCAGAGGGCCCGCTGTCGCGTGCGCGGCCGGGGCGCGAGCGCATCATGGCGGCGATCCGCACCGCGGCCGTGACCGAGTTCAGCCTGCATGGGCTGAAGGGCACCTCCACTCAGGCCATTGCCGCGCGCGCCGGTCTTACCAAGCCCCAGCTGCACTACTACATCGCCGGCAAGGAAGAGCTCTACGAAGAGCTGCTGATGCAAGTGCTGCATGCCTGGAAGGTGGTGTTCTCGTTCGAGGACGCGAGCGACCCGGCCACAGTGCTGGGCGACTACATCCGCAAGAAGCTCGACCATGCCTTCGACAACCCCGAGATCTCGCGCATCTTCACGCGCGAGGTGCTCGACGGCGGCCGCAACCTCGACCGCTATTGGCCCAACGCAAGGGCATGGACGCAGAAAAAAGTCGACGTGATCAACGGCTGGATCGCGCGCGGGCAGATGCGCCCGCTCGACGCGCGGCTGCTGCTGATGCACATCTGGGCCATGACCCAGAGCTATGCCGACTACGCGATACAGACGCGCGTGATGCTCGGCCTGCCGCCCGACGCGCCCATCGACCGCGAACCGATTGCGCGCGAGCTGGTGGCTTTTGTGCTGGGCGGCTGCGGCATCAAGGCCCAGCCGCGCCGCTCCTGA
- a CDS encoding phosphatase PAP2 family protein: MPTEAPALVLLARQLGEHALAWFLCVFAVSVLGAGLACRLLQRRRARISSSDEPDEPRVAAGLALGFVLILAAASLVAYIASMLGDGRLLGLADQALADAIGEHVPWAALVVFSWLTHLGDAELLAPVCVVLALVLWRNAHRGLALGWVMALGGIVLLNPALKRIFARARPLHDHGLALETSFSFPSGHSAGAIVSYGMLMYLALRLLPARWHVPAAMAAAAAIVTIACSRVFLQVHFASDVVAGLLTGLGWLLVCVSSLEYARHRKRRAAR; the protein is encoded by the coding sequence ATGCCAACGGAAGCCCCTGCCCTCGTTCTTCTCGCGCGCCAGCTCGGCGAGCATGCCCTTGCCTGGTTCCTGTGTGTTTTCGCGGTGTCGGTGCTGGGCGCCGGCCTGGCCTGCCGGTTGCTGCAGCGCCGCCGCGCCAGGATTTCGTCGAGCGACGAGCCTGACGAGCCGCGCGTGGCCGCCGGGCTGGCCCTGGGCTTCGTGCTGATCCTTGCGGCGGCGAGCCTGGTGGCCTACATCGCATCGATGCTGGGCGACGGGCGCCTGCTCGGCCTGGCCGACCAGGCGCTGGCCGACGCCATCGGCGAGCATGTGCCGTGGGCGGCCCTCGTGGTCTTCAGCTGGCTCACGCACCTGGGCGACGCCGAATTGCTGGCGCCTGTTTGCGTGGTGCTGGCTCTTGTGCTGTGGCGCAACGCGCACCGCGGGCTGGCCCTGGGCTGGGTAATGGCGCTCGGCGGCATCGTGCTGCTGAACCCCGCGCTCAAGCGCATCTTCGCGCGGGCAAGGCCGCTGCACGACCATGGGCTGGCGCTGGAGACGAGCTTCAGCTTTCCGAGCGGCCACAGCGCGGGCGCGATCGTGAGCTACGGCATGCTGATGTATTTGGCGCTGCGCCTGTTGCCGGCGCGCTGGCATGTGCCGGCGGCCATGGCGGCCGCCGCAGCCATCGTCACCATTGCGTGCAGCCGCGTCTTTTTGCAGGTGCATTTCGCAAGCGACGTGGTGGCCGGCCTGCTGACCGGCCTGGGCTGGCTGCTCGTGTGCGTGAGCAGCCTCGAATACGCGCGGCACCGCAAGCGGCGGGCCGCGCGCTGA
- a CDS encoding LysR family transcriptional regulator: MSTSSPAADRIELMQTFIHIVEAGSLSAAAQQMGATQPTVSRRLQALERSLGVRLLRRSTHAMKLTEDGERCYERARELIADWHAFEADLRGVGDEPEGTLRVVAPHALGQLLLVGPLADYLRAYPRVSVEWLLNDRRPDFIAEGVDCAIQVGEVTDTMAVAIKLSEVPRVVVAAPSVLVGRKPPTHASELAELPWIALRTFYRNEVVLTHSPSGEIAHVPIRPRMSTDSLYALQSAARMGLGACMGSAWLMNDDIATGRMVQLVPQWHVAALPVYLTYPHARFQPARLRRFIEMMRLALADPTGRAWEAGAS; the protein is encoded by the coding sequence ATGTCGACCTCTTCCCCCGCCGCCGACCGCATCGAACTGATGCAGACCTTCATTCACATCGTCGAAGCGGGCAGCCTCTCGGCCGCCGCCCAGCAGATGGGCGCCACCCAGCCCACCGTGAGCCGGCGGCTGCAGGCGCTGGAACGCTCGCTCGGTGTGCGGCTGCTGCGCCGTTCCACCCACGCCATGAAGCTCACGGAAGACGGTGAGCGTTGCTACGAGCGGGCCCGGGAGCTGATCGCCGACTGGCACGCCTTCGAGGCCGACCTCCGCGGCGTGGGCGACGAGCCCGAGGGCACGCTGCGCGTGGTGGCGCCGCATGCGCTGGGGCAATTGCTGCTGGTCGGGCCGCTGGCCGACTACCTGCGCGCGTACCCGCGGGTGTCCGTCGAATGGCTGCTGAACGACCGCCGGCCCGACTTCATCGCCGAAGGCGTCGATTGCGCCATCCAGGTGGGCGAAGTGACGGACACGATGGCCGTGGCCATCAAGCTTTCGGAGGTGCCGCGCGTGGTGGTGGCCGCCCCTTCGGTGCTGGTCGGGCGCAAGCCGCCCACGCATGCATCGGAGCTGGCCGAACTGCCGTGGATCGCGCTGCGCACCTTCTATCGAAACGAGGTGGTGCTCACCCACAGTCCGTCCGGCGAGATTGCGCATGTGCCCATCCGGCCGCGCATGAGCACCGACAGCCTCTATGCGCTGCAAAGCGCGGCGCGCATGGGTCTTGGCGCCTGCATGGGTTCGGCCTGGCTCATGAATGACGACATTGCCACTGGCCGCATGGTGCAGCTTGTGCCGCAGTGGCATGTGGCGGCGCTACCTGTCTATCTGACTTATCCGCATGCGCGGTTCCAGCCGGCGCGGCTGCGCCGCTTCATCGAGATGATGCGGCTCGCGCTGGCCGACCCGACGGGCCGCGCCTGGGAAGCTGGGGCGTCGTAG